One stretch of Streptomyces hygroscopicus DNA includes these proteins:
- a CDS encoding oxidoreductase, producing MGEPLRTGLVGEEADAIMGAAQRAGPRVGRAPDTVRGPGTRTARKAVDAHGSEGSLSVPDPDTFDGPVELWRGGAWEPLPPSAGYAGSAGGYGLADLAWALEAGRPHQVSAELARHVLDVMLTLLDAARERTSLPVGTTCSRPEPVPFVGELSASAGHG from the coding sequence GTGGGCGAGCCGCTGAGGACAGGGCTGGTCGGCGAGGAGGCCGACGCCATCATGGGCGCGGCACAGCGGGCCGGGCCGCGGGTCGGCCGCGCGCCGGACACGGTGCGCGGTCCGGGTACCCGGACCGCGCGCAAGGCCGTGGACGCGCACGGCAGCGAGGGCTCGCTGTCGGTGCCGGATCCCGACACCTTCGACGGTCCCGTGGAGCTTTGGCGCGGTGGCGCCTGGGAGCCGCTGCCGCCGTCGGCCGGATATGCGGGCTCCGCCGGGGGGTACGGCCTGGCCGACCTGGCGTGGGCGCTGGAGGCGGGCCGCCCGCACCAGGTCTCCGCCGAGCTCGCCCGCCATGTCCTGGACGTCATGCTCACCCTGCTCGACGCCGCCCGGGAGCGGACCTCGCTCCCGGTCGGCACCACATGTTCCCGTCCCGAGCCCGTGCCCTTCGTGGGCGAGCTGTCCGCGTCGGCGGGCCACGGCTAG
- a CDS encoding mandelate racemase yields MSAPHEPHLPLAQAPWVEERGDKLRITAVRTFLTAPQGCPYLIVRIETNDPGLYGLGCASDPQRTLAVRSVIDDYLAPLLRGRDPGDIEDLHRLALNSAYWRGGSITGNALGGVDVALWDLKAKRLGAPLYALLGGRFRHRAAAYTHVDGRDAEELADKVAAARERGFGHVRVQTAVPGSDTYGAAPSGAEEARARHDRSGRWDSAAYLRAVPPVLRRTRELVGDGVELLHDAHERLDPRQAVEFLRRVADAGLYFVEDVLAPEDAAHFARLRAASPVPLAMGELFSDLTQFLPLLAGPLIDFARIRIPTLGGLTPARKLAAACELHGVRLAPHGPGDVSPLAQAATVALDISSPAFGVQEAATFREAVLEVFPGTIVPRLGAMEPREAPGLGVDFDESVARRYPAPEPLAHDRWALLRTTDGSVQRP; encoded by the coding sequence ATGTCCGCACCCCATGAGCCGCACCTCCCGCTGGCCCAGGCCCCCTGGGTGGAGGAGCGCGGCGACAAGCTCCGCATCACCGCCGTACGCACGTTCCTGACGGCCCCGCAGGGCTGCCCGTACCTCATCGTGCGGATCGAGACCAACGACCCCGGGCTGTACGGCCTCGGATGTGCCAGCGACCCTCAGCGCACCCTGGCCGTCCGCAGCGTGATCGACGACTACCTCGCGCCGCTGCTGCGCGGCCGCGACCCCGGCGACATCGAGGACCTGCACCGCCTGGCCCTCAACAGCGCCTACTGGCGCGGTGGTTCGATCACCGGCAACGCCCTCGGCGGCGTCGATGTCGCCCTGTGGGACCTGAAGGCCAAGCGGCTCGGCGCCCCGCTGTACGCCCTCCTCGGCGGCCGCTTCCGCCACCGCGCAGCCGCCTACACCCACGTGGACGGCCGGGACGCCGAAGAACTCGCCGACAAGGTCGCCGCCGCGCGCGAACGGGGCTTCGGACACGTCCGCGTCCAGACCGCCGTCCCCGGTTCCGACACCTACGGCGCCGCCCCCTCCGGCGCCGAGGAGGCCCGGGCCCGACACGACCGCTCCGGTCGCTGGGACAGCGCCGCCTATCTGCGCGCGGTGCCCCCGGTGCTGCGCCGCACCCGCGAACTGGTCGGCGACGGCGTCGAGTTGCTGCACGACGCGCATGAGCGCCTCGACCCGCGCCAGGCCGTGGAGTTCCTGCGCCGGGTGGCCGACGCCGGGCTCTACTTCGTGGAGGATGTGCTCGCCCCGGAGGACGCCGCGCACTTCGCGCGGCTGCGCGCCGCGTCCCCGGTGCCCCTCGCGATGGGCGAGCTGTTCAGCGATCTCACCCAGTTCCTGCCGCTGCTGGCCGGGCCGCTGATCGACTTCGCGCGGATCCGGATCCCCACGCTCGGCGGCCTCACTCCGGCCCGTAAGCTCGCCGCCGCATGTGAGCTGCACGGCGTCCGCCTCGCCCCGCACGGGCCGGGCGACGTCAGCCCGCTCGCGCAGGCGGCCACCGTCGCCCTCGACATCTCCAGCCCCGCCTTCGGCGTCCAGGAGGCGGCGACCTTCCGCGAGGCGGTTCTGGAGGTCTTCCCCGGGACGATCGTGCCGCGCCTGGGGGCGATGGAGCCCCGGGAGGCCCCGGGGCTCGGAGTCGACTTCGACGAGAGCGTCGCGCGCCGCTATCCCGCCCCCGAGCCCCTGGCCCACGACCGCTGGGCCCTGCTGCGGACCACCGATGGGAGCGTGCAGAGGCCGTGA
- a CDS encoding epimerase, whose product MTHVLVTGAAGHIGRHVVDYLLNHGYRVTATDRNPVHDPRLERSLAGDLRDRELVREALRGVAALVHLAAIPHPDTRDPAGQFTANCHTAYLALDEAGRAGVRRVVAASSIGALGLAWSTHPRSPGYVPVDESHATLAEDPYGLSKLVLEQVAEGTHRRWGTDTVCLRFPFTGTGPRLTRQLAAVRADPGHHASDLWGWLDTRDAAAAVRAALAAESRGSHVLYVAAPDTSSDIPTAELLARYHPTARIVAPLSRFAGLYDTSRCTRLLGFAPAHARPTADAVAEGPHRSSPTEGT is encoded by the coding sequence ATGACCCACGTGCTGGTGACGGGCGCCGCGGGCCACATCGGGCGCCATGTCGTCGACTACCTGCTGAACCACGGCTACCGCGTGACCGCGACCGACCGTAACCCCGTCCACGACCCGCGTCTGGAGCGCAGCCTCGCCGGGGACCTGCGCGACCGCGAGCTGGTGCGGGAAGCGCTGCGCGGGGTGGCGGCGCTCGTCCATCTCGCGGCCATCCCGCACCCCGACACCCGGGATCCGGCGGGCCAGTTCACCGCCAACTGCCACACCGCCTACCTGGCGCTGGACGAGGCCGGGCGCGCCGGGGTGCGCCGTGTGGTGGCCGCCTCCAGCATCGGCGCGCTGGGACTGGCGTGGTCGACCCACCCGCGCTCACCCGGCTATGTACCGGTCGACGAGTCACACGCCACGCTCGCCGAGGACCCGTACGGACTCTCCAAGCTGGTCCTCGAACAGGTCGCCGAGGGTACCCACCGGCGCTGGGGCACCGACACCGTGTGTCTGCGCTTCCCCTTCACCGGCACCGGCCCACGGCTGACGCGCCAGCTCGCCGCCGTGCGCGCGGACCCCGGACACCACGCGAGCGACCTGTGGGGGTGGCTGGACACCCGCGACGCCGCCGCCGCGGTGCGAGCCGCGCTCGCCGCCGAGTCGCGCGGCAGCCATGTGCTGTACGTGGCGGCCCCCGACACCTCATCGGACATCCCCACGGCCGAACTGCTCGCCCGCTACCACCCCACCGCCAGGATCGTGGCGCCGCTGTCCCGCTTCGCGGGGCTGTACGACACCTCGCGCTGCACCCGGCTGCTGGGCTTCGCCCCCGCCCACGCCCGGCCTACCGCCGACGCCGTCGCCGAGGGTCCCCACCGCTCCTCCCCCACGGAAGGAACATGA
- a CDS encoding IclR family transcriptional regulator, whose translation MESVSGAARVRRHEDVKSAARVLEVLELLGAEGARLSLADMASTLAVPKSSLHAVLRTMESRRWVETDPSGTLYSLGLKALLTGTAYLESDDLAGIAGPVLDLLAEETGEAVHLGRLDDTDVVYLAKRESRHALRMYSAVGRRLPAHATALGKAILSQYDAAEIQRRLNWPLTALTPSTVTDPDELLAQLADARKRGWAEDEGESSVDIRCVAVPLGTGHGGGDAISCSAPRSRMDDARLSEIAAHVTEAAHSLRTLLKRLGEH comes from the coding sequence GTGGAATCGGTGTCGGGAGCAGCGCGGGTCCGGCGTCACGAGGACGTCAAGTCCGCAGCGCGCGTCCTGGAAGTGCTCGAACTCCTGGGTGCCGAGGGCGCCCGGCTCTCGCTCGCCGACATGGCGAGCACCCTGGCCGTGCCCAAGAGCAGCCTGCACGCCGTGTTGCGCACCATGGAGTCCCGCCGCTGGGTGGAGACGGACCCGTCGGGAACGCTGTACAGCCTCGGTCTCAAGGCGCTGCTGACCGGCACCGCCTATCTGGAGAGCGACGACCTCGCCGGGATCGCCGGGCCCGTGCTCGACCTGCTGGCCGAGGAGACCGGCGAGGCCGTCCACCTCGGCCGGCTGGACGATACGGACGTCGTCTACCTGGCCAAACGTGAATCCCGCCATGCCCTGCGGATGTACTCGGCGGTGGGCCGCCGGCTGCCCGCGCATGCCACCGCGCTCGGCAAGGCGATCCTGTCCCAGTACGACGCGGCCGAGATCCAGCGCCGGCTCAACTGGCCGTTGACGGCGCTGACTCCGAGCACCGTCACCGACCCGGACGAGCTGCTCGCCCAGCTCGCCGACGCCCGCAAACGCGGCTGGGCGGAGGACGAGGGCGAGAGTTCGGTGGACATCCGCTGTGTGGCGGTCCCGCTCGGTACCGGGCACGGCGGCGGCGACGCGATCAGCTGCTCGGCGCCGCGCAGCCGGATGGACGACGCCCGGCTGAGCGAGATCGCCGCCCATGTCACCGAGGCAGCCCACTCGTTGCGCACCCTGCTGAAGCGCCTCGGCGAGCACTGA
- a CDS encoding glycosyl hydrolase, producing MHRKRLGLRRSLALFAGTLLTGATLTLTAPAADAEPDSGRTAAAPAAAPVFQQVTLAKGVAETGEPMSLAVLPDRSVLHTSRDGTLRLTDAAGTTKVAGTLPVYSHDEEGLQGVGVDPGFSANRFIYLYYAPPLNTPGGDAPENGTAADFTKFDGVNRLSRFVLKTDGTLDRASEKTVLEVKTSRGMCCHVGGDIDFDAQGNLYLSTGDDSNPFASDGYTPIDERASRNPAFDAQRSAGNTNDLRGKILRIKVKADGSYDIPAGNLFAPGTAKTRPEIYAMGFRNPFRMSVDKATGVVYVGDYGPDAGNASSTRGPQGMVEFARVTKAGNFGWPYCVGKNQPYIDYDFATGTSGSAFNCAAPKNTSPNNTGLTDLPPAQAAWIPYDGGSVPEFGSGSESPMAGPVYRYDANLNSPVKFPQEYDGDFFAGEFGRKWIKRIDQGADGTVSSINAFPWTGTQVMDMAFGPDGALYVLDYGTGWGAGDANSALYRIENVVGGRAPVAQAAGDKTSGQAPLRVGFSSSGTSDPDGDAISYSWDFGDGGKSTEANPAHTYTANGTYTATLTARDPGGLTGTASVHITVGNTAPTVTLELPGDGRLFTFGDKVPFRIKVSDPEDGTIDCAKVKITHLLGHDSHAHPITSATGCEGTLQTLADGEHDENANIFGVFDAEYTDKGAGGQPALTTHTQHVAQPKHRQAEHYTAFQGIEQASHSTAHGGKTVGFTDNGDWISFKPYLLNNATKLTARISSGGPGGTIEVRAGGPTGTLLGTATVPATGGWENFQDVSATLGGAPSGTTTLCFVFKGVTGQGNLFDLDDFTFTTG from the coding sequence GTGCACAGGAAACGCCTCGGACTGCGCAGATCCCTCGCGCTGTTCGCCGGAACATTGCTCACCGGCGCCACCCTGACGCTCACCGCCCCGGCGGCGGACGCCGAGCCCGACTCCGGCCGGACGGCCGCCGCCCCCGCCGCTGCCCCCGTGTTCCAGCAGGTCACCCTGGCCAAGGGGGTGGCCGAGACGGGTGAGCCGATGTCGCTGGCCGTGTTGCCCGACCGCTCGGTGCTGCACACCTCGCGCGATGGCACGCTGCGGCTCACCGACGCCGCCGGCACCACCAAGGTCGCCGGCACCCTGCCGGTGTACAGCCACGACGAGGAGGGGCTGCAGGGCGTCGGGGTCGACCCGGGCTTCAGCGCCAACCGCTTCATCTACCTCTACTACGCGCCGCCGCTGAACACCCCGGGCGGTGACGCCCCGGAGAACGGCACGGCCGCGGACTTCACCAAGTTCGACGGCGTCAACCGGCTCTCCCGGTTCGTGCTCAAGACCGACGGCACCCTGGACCGGGCCAGCGAGAAGACCGTGCTGGAGGTCAAGACCTCCCGTGGCATGTGCTGCCACGTCGGCGGCGACATCGACTTCGACGCACAGGGCAATCTGTATCTGTCGACCGGCGACGACTCCAACCCCTTCGCCTCCGACGGCTACACGCCCATCGACGAGCGGGCGAGCCGCAATCCGGCCTTCGACGCCCAGCGCAGCGCGGGCAACACCAACGACCTGCGCGGCAAGATCCTGCGCATCAAGGTCAAGGCCGACGGCTCGTACGACATCCCTGCGGGCAACCTCTTCGCCCCCGGCACCGCCAAGACCCGCCCCGAGATCTACGCGATGGGATTCCGCAACCCGTTCCGGATGAGCGTCGACAAGGCCACCGGCGTGGTCTACGTGGGCGACTACGGGCCCGACGCGGGCAACGCCAGCTCCACCCGCGGTCCGCAGGGCATGGTGGAGTTCGCCCGGGTCACCAAGGCCGGTAATTTCGGCTGGCCCTACTGCGTCGGCAAGAACCAGCCGTACATCGACTACGACTTCGCCACCGGCACCTCCGGCTCCGCCTTCAACTGCGCCGCGCCGAAGAACACCTCCCCGAACAACACCGGCCTCACCGACCTGCCCCCGGCCCAGGCCGCCTGGATCCCCTACGACGGCGGGTCGGTGCCCGAGTTCGGCTCCGGCTCGGAATCCCCGATGGCCGGACCGGTCTACCGCTACGACGCCAACCTCAACTCGCCGGTGAAGTTCCCGCAGGAGTACGACGGCGACTTCTTCGCGGGGGAGTTCGGCCGCAAGTGGATCAAGCGGATCGACCAGGGCGCGGACGGCACGGTCAGCTCCATCAACGCCTTCCCCTGGACCGGCACCCAGGTGATGGACATGGCCTTCGGCCCGGATGGCGCGCTGTACGTCCTGGACTACGGCACCGGATGGGGCGCGGGTGACGCCAACTCGGCGCTGTACCGCATCGAGAACGTCGTCGGAGGCCGGGCGCCGGTCGCCCAGGCGGCGGGCGACAAGACCTCGGGGCAGGCGCCGCTGCGGGTCGGCTTCTCCTCGTCCGGCACCAGCGATCCCGACGGCGACGCCATCAGCTACAGCTGGGACTTCGGCGACGGGGGTAAGTCCACCGAGGCCAACCCGGCGCACACCTACACCGCCAACGGCACCTACACCGCCACCCTGACCGCCCGGGACCCCGGCGGCCTGACCGGCACGGCGAGTGTCCACATCACGGTCGGCAACACCGCGCCGACGGTCACCCTGGAACTGCCCGGGGACGGCCGGCTGTTCACCTTCGGCGACAAGGTGCCCTTCCGCATCAAGGTCAGCGATCCGGAAGACGGCACCATCGACTGCGCCAAGGTGAAGATCACCCACCTGCTCGGGCACGACAGCCACGCCCACCCCATCACCTCGGCCACCGGCTGTGAGGGCACCCTGCAGACGCTGGCGGACGGAGAACACGACGAGAACGCCAATATCTTCGGGGTCTTCGACGCCGAATACACCGACAAGGGAGCGGGCGGCCAGCCCGCGCTGACCACCCACACCCAGCATGTCGCTCAGCCGAAGCACCGCCAGGCCGAGCACTACACCGCGTTCCAGGGCATCGAGCAGGCGAGTCACTCCACCGCGCACGGTGGCAAGACCGTCGGCTTCACCGACAACGGCGACTGGATCTCCTTCAAGCCGTACCTCCTGAACAACGCCACCAAGCTGACGGCCCGCATCTCCTCCGGCGGACCCGGCGGCACCATCGAGGTCCGCGCGGGCGGCCCCACCGGGACGCTGCTGGGAACCGCGACCGTGCCCGCCACCGGCGGCTGGGAGAACTTCCAGGACGTGAGCGCCACGCTCGGCGGCGCCCCCTCGGGGACGACGACGCTCTGCTTCGTCTTCAAGGGCGTCACCGGCCAGGGCAACCTCTTCGACCTGGACGACTTCACCTTCACCACCGGCTGA
- a CDS encoding xylosidase/arabinosidase: protein MGISRRHLIGSALGATALGALGAAKLTTGTAAAASPPGDVVGKVTVGYQGWFACAGDGAPINGWWHWAANMSQPPSPGNTGIHSWPDMRDYTKGYRTNYSNLNNGQPATLFSSYDQQTVDTHFRWMQQYAIDTAALQRFNPFSPEGPTRDAMATKVRSAAERYGRKFYIMYDATGWLDMKSQLKQDWTDKMKAHTASSAYARQNGKPVVGIWGFGFNEANKPWSAADCLDVVNWFKAQGCYVMGGVPTHWRSGNEDSRPGYMGVYHAFNMLSPWMVGRIGNIADTDRFFSGVNTPDQADCNANGIDYQPCVLPGDTQSRQRAHGDFMWRQFYNMVRVGAQGIYISMFDEYNEGNQIAKTAENASMVPAGSGIWALDEDGTVCSSDYYLRLTGDGGRMLKKEIALTPDRPTKPVV, encoded by the coding sequence ATGGGTATTTCACGCCGCCATCTCATCGGTTCCGCGCTCGGCGCGACGGCGCTCGGTGCCCTGGGCGCCGCCAAGCTGACGACGGGCACCGCCGCCGCGGCCAGCCCGCCCGGTGACGTCGTCGGCAAGGTCACCGTCGGCTATCAGGGCTGGTTCGCCTGCGCGGGGGACGGCGCCCCGATCAACGGCTGGTGGCACTGGGCCGCCAACATGTCCCAGCCGCCGTCGCCGGGCAACACGGGCATTCACAGCTGGCCGGATATGCGCGACTACACCAAGGGCTACCGGACCAACTACAGCAACCTCAACAACGGCCAGCCGGCCACCTTGTTCTCCTCCTACGACCAGCAGACCGTCGACACCCACTTCCGCTGGATGCAGCAGTACGCCATCGACACCGCCGCCCTCCAGCGTTTCAACCCCTTCAGCCCCGAGGGGCCGACGCGCGACGCCATGGCCACCAAAGTCCGGTCGGCGGCGGAGAGGTACGGCCGGAAGTTCTACATCATGTACGACGCCACCGGCTGGCTCGACATGAAGAGCCAGCTGAAGCAGGACTGGACGGACAAGATGAAGGCCCATACGGCGTCCTCCGCCTACGCCAGACAGAACGGCAAGCCGGTGGTGGGCATCTGGGGATTCGGCTTCAACGAGGCCAACAAGCCCTGGTCGGCCGCGGACTGCCTGGACGTCGTCAACTGGTTCAAGGCCCAGGGCTGTTATGTGATGGGCGGGGTTCCGACCCACTGGCGGTCCGGCAACGAGGATTCACGCCCCGGCTACATGGGCGTCTACCACGCCTTCAACATGCTCTCGCCGTGGATGGTGGGACGCATCGGCAACATCGCCGACACCGACCGCTTCTTCTCCGGCGTCAACACCCCGGACCAGGCCGACTGCAACGCCAACGGGATCGACTACCAGCCCTGTGTGCTCCCCGGGGACACCCAGTCGCGGCAGCGCGCGCACGGCGACTTCATGTGGCGGCAGTTCTACAACATGGTGCGGGTGGGCGCGCAAGGCATCTACATCTCCATGTTCGACGAGTACAACGAGGGCAATCAGATAGCCAAGACGGCGGAGAACGCGTCGATGGTCCCGGCCGGTTCGGGGATCTGGGCGCTCGACGAGGACGGCACCGTCTGTTCCTCGGACTACTACCTCCGCCTCACCGGAGACGGGGGCCGGATGCTCAAGAAGGAGATCGCGCTGACCCCCGACCGGCCCACGAAACCGGTCGTCTAG
- a CDS encoding ABC transporter permease translates to MHARYPLSHKVTALTVVLTLLIYAAAGYAFAVLRFPGRAWLYRLFVALLFVPGVTVLLPIILLEHNLGILGTHYGLVLPFVNGTAPLSVMLLTGAFTAVPKELRDSARVDGAGEPHIFARVYLPLARPALITVALLTAIPTWNEYLLTKVSLNDESAYTLSLGLQQLSTQNVPQYNSLMAGALIVVIPVILLFLALQRYFVNGLVGAVKG, encoded by the coding sequence ATGCATGCCAGATATCCGCTTTCTCACAAGGTCACCGCCCTGACCGTGGTGCTGACGCTGCTGATCTACGCCGCCGCCGGATACGCCTTCGCCGTACTGCGCTTCCCGGGCCGCGCCTGGCTGTACCGCCTGTTCGTGGCGCTGCTGTTCGTCCCGGGGGTGACGGTGCTGCTGCCGATCATCCTGCTGGAGCACAACCTCGGCATCCTCGGCACGCACTACGGGCTCGTCCTGCCGTTCGTCAACGGCACCGCGCCACTGTCGGTGATGCTGCTGACCGGCGCCTTCACGGCCGTACCGAAGGAGCTGCGGGACTCCGCCCGGGTCGACGGGGCCGGGGAGCCGCACATCTTCGCCCGTGTCTACCTGCCGCTCGCCCGGCCGGCGCTGATCACCGTGGCGCTGCTGACGGCGATCCCGACCTGGAACGAGTATCTGCTCACCAAGGTCTCGCTCAACGACGAGTCCGCGTACACGCTCTCCCTCGGCCTGCAACAGCTCTCCACGCAGAACGTGCCGCAGTACAACAGCCTGATGGCCGGTGCGCTGATCGTGGTGATCCCGGTGATCCTGCTCTTCCTCGCGCTGCAGCGGTACTTCGTGAACGGACTCGTCGGGGCGGTGAAGGGATGA
- a CDS encoding methyltransferase type 11: protein MRHSLIPRSRIEDQRSSVAAGPDAAVLLVHDLSSQVVVMGRRMDVIARNSLAAALITDFGQVPERRRNYVRILFTDPATPCRRHRPTDPAAPPRRDVHRLSSCQDNSGTGDTMRKEAVRYLRCPHCCDDAMTMADGALRCSQGHSFDVAKQGYVNLLRGAAKFSADTAEMVAARADFLAAGHFAPIAGALAALARETAPAPTGGDPGCVVDIGGGTGYHLARVMSEFPGSEGVLLDISKFAARRAARAHPRISAVVADAWDGLPFADGAASVVLNVFAPRNPAELRRMLRPEGVLLVVTPRPDHLRELVEALGLLRVDEQKDERLADRFSAHFTEVARERSRSTMTLDHQAVPRLVGMGPNAWHQHGERLRERVALLPEPCDVTLSVTLTAYRPLV, encoded by the coding sequence ATGCGCCATTCCCTCATTCCGCGATCAAGGATCGAGGACCAGCGGTCGTCAGTGGCCGCGGGTCCGGACGCCGCCGTACTGCTCGTCCATGACCTTTCCAGCCAGGTGGTCGTCATGGGGCGGCGCATGGACGTCATCGCGCGGAATTCCCTCGCCGCCGCACTCATCACCGACTTCGGGCAGGTTCCGGAAAGGCGCCGGAACTATGTCCGCATCCTCTTCACGGACCCCGCCACGCCCTGTCGGCGTCACCGGCCGACCGACCCGGCCGCACCGCCCCGCCGAGATGTGCATAGGCTGAGCTCCTGTCAGGACAACAGCGGCACGGGGGACACGATGCGGAAAGAGGCGGTTCGGTACCTTCGGTGTCCGCACTGCTGCGACGACGCCATGACGATGGCCGACGGCGCGCTGCGGTGTTCCCAGGGGCACAGCTTCGACGTGGCGAAGCAGGGATATGTGAATCTGCTGCGCGGGGCCGCCAAGTTCAGCGCGGACACCGCCGAGATGGTGGCGGCCCGCGCGGACTTCCTGGCCGCCGGTCACTTCGCACCGATCGCCGGGGCACTGGCCGCGCTGGCGCGCGAGACGGCACCGGCACCCACGGGCGGGGACCCCGGCTGCGTCGTGGACATCGGCGGCGGCACGGGCTACCACCTCGCCCGGGTGATGTCGGAGTTCCCGGGCTCCGAGGGTGTCCTGCTCGACATCTCCAAGTTCGCCGCCCGCCGGGCCGCGCGGGCGCATCCCCGTATCAGCGCGGTGGTGGCCGACGCCTGGGACGGGCTGCCGTTCGCCGACGGGGCCGCGTCGGTGGTCCTCAACGTCTTCGCACCGCGCAATCCGGCCGAGCTGCGCCGGATGCTGCGCCCTGAGGGTGTGCTGCTGGTGGTGACGCCCCGGCCGGATCATCTACGGGAACTGGTGGAGGCCCTGGGACTGCTGCGGGTGGACGAGCAGAAGGACGAGCGGCTGGCGGACCGGTTCTCGGCGCATTTCACCGAGGTGGCCCGGGAGCGTTCGCGGAGCACCATGACGCTGGACCACCAAGCCGTGCCGCGGCTGGTGGGGATGGGACCCAACGCCTGGCACCAGCACGGCGAGCGGCTGAGGGAGCGCGTCGCGCTGCTGCCCGAGCCCTGCGACGTGACGCTGTCCGTCACGCTCACCGCCTACCGTCCGCTGGTCTGA